The Coffea arabica cultivar ET-39 chromosome 3c, Coffea Arabica ET-39 HiFi, whole genome shotgun sequence genome contains a region encoding:
- the LOC113734408 gene encoding uncharacterized protein, with amino-acid sequence MCEVVVVSRRRLFLCWIITFAAVLVLVCPSEGLNAEGIHLLEIKANIVDEFKNLGNWNPSDQTPCGWVGVNCTSDYHPVVWSLDLNSFNLSGTLSPSIGNLSNLIYLDLSYNGLTGKIPKEIGKLSRLKSLYLNNNEFEGPIPVEVGNLSFLMELNMCNNKISGNIPEEFGKLSSLVEFVAYTNNISGPLPLSIGNLKNLEKIRVGQNSISGSLPAEIGGCQNLKYLGLAQNKLGGSLPKELGMLDQLTDVILWDNQLTGSVPKEIGNCTNLQTLALYQNNLVGEIPAEIGNLKVMQRLYIYRNGLNGTIPKEIGNLSLAVEIDFSENNLIGEIPPELSQINGLHLLYLFQNQLTGVIPTELSDLKNLTKLDLSINFLTGPIPFGFQYLPAMSQLQLFTNSLSGSIPQGLGLYSPLWVVDFSDNYLTGRIPPQLCRLSNLMLLNLESNQLHGEIPAGVTKCISLVQLRLDDNGLTGSFPSDLCNLVNLSAVELGENKFSGPIPSHIGTCRKLQRLDISGNYFTSELPREIGNLSQLVTFNVSSNLLTGRIPTEILNCKALQRLDLSWNSFTGAVPIELGTLSQLELLILSQNNFSGNIPVAFGNLSHLTELQMGGNLLSGGIPSELGALTGLQIGLNLSDNNLSGPIPPELGDLILLEYLFLNNNHLSGEIPSTFGNLSSLLGCNFSFNDLTGPLPAVPLFLNMSISSFIGNKGLCGGPLGDCSGSTSLNPYPPVESATASRGKIVTVVAAVVGGISLILIVVILYFMKQRPDEMIASLQDKDMSSQASDIYFPPKEGFTFQDLVEATNNFHDSYVVGRGAVGTVYKAVMRSGQTVAVKKLSSNREGNSIEHSFRAEILTLGKIRHRNIVKLYGFCYHQGSNLLLYEYMEKGSLGEMLHGGSCCLEWPTRFTIAMGAAQGLTYLHHDCKPRIIHRDIKSNNILIDEKFEAHVGDFGLAKVIDMPQSKSMSAVAGSYGYIAPEYAYTMKVTEKCDIYSYGVVLLELITGRTPVQPLDHGGDLVTWARNYVRNNSLTSGILDSRIDLKDETTVNHMITVLKIALICTSTSPSERPSMREVVLMLIESNEREGHFISSPEYDYSQKDDNL; translated from the exons ATGTGTGAAGTTGTTGTAGTGTCAAGAAGACGTTTATTTTTGTGTTGGATAATAACTTTTGCAGCTGTTCTGGTTCTGGTTTGTCCTTCAGAGGGGTTGAATGCAGAAGGCATTCACCTCCTAGAGATTAAGGCAAATATTGTTGATGAGTTTAAAAACCTAGGAAATTGGAATCCTAGTGATCAGACACCGTGTGGATGGGTTGGTGTGAATTGCACGTCTGATTATCATCCAGTTGTGTGGTCTCTTGATTTGAATTCATTTAACCTTTCTGGTACCTTAAGCCCTAGTATTGGTAACCTATCTAACCTTATTTATCTTGACCTTTCTTATAATGGACTCACTGGAAAAATTCCAAAGGAGATTGGAAAGTTATCAAGGTTAAAGTCTCTCTATTTGAACAATAATGAGTTTGAAGGGCCAATTCCAGTTGAAGTAGGAAATCTTTCCTTTTTGATGGAGTTGAATATGTGCAACAACAAAATTTCTGGTAACATACCAGAGGAGTTTGGGAAGCTTTCATCTCTCGTTGAATTTGTTGCTTACACAAACAATATATCAGGCCCCTTGCCTCTGTCCATTGGTAATCtgaaaaatttggaaaagatTCGAGTAGGCCAAAATTCAATTTCAGGAAGCTTACCTGCAGAAATAGGTGGCTGTCAGAACTTGAAATATCTTGGTCTTGCTCAGAACAAATTGGGAGGTAGTCTACCTAAGGAGCTTGGCATGCTTGACCAATTGACGGATGTAATCCTCTGGGACAATCAGTTGACTGGTTCAGTTCCAAAGGAGATTGGCAATTGTACAAATCTTCAAACGCTTGCTTTGTACCAGAACAATCTTGTTGGAGAGATTCCTGCTGAAATTGGGAACCTTAAGGTGATGCAGAGGTTATATATTTACCGGAATGGATTGAATGGGACGATTCCAAAGGAGATTGGGAATCTTTCTTTAGCGGTGGAAATTGATTTCTCCGAAAACAATTTGATAGGTGAAATCCCACCTGAGTTGAGCCAAATCAATGGTCTACATTTACTCTACCTGTTTCAGAACCAGCTTACAGGCGTCATACCAACTGAGCTCAGTGACTTGAAAAACTTGACAAAGCTTGATCTTTCAATCAATTTTCTGACAGGCCCTATTCCGTTTGGATTTCAGTATCTACCAGCAATGAGCCAGCTACAGCTTTTCACTAATTCCTTAAGTGGTAGCATCCCTCAAGGACTTGGGCTATATAGTCCACTTTGGGTGGTTGATTTTTCAGACAACTACCTGACGGGTAGAATTCCTCCGCAACTTTGTCGCCTGTCCAATTTGATGTTGCTCAATCTCGAGTCCAATCAACTGCATGGGGAAATTCCAGCTGGTGTCACTAAATGCATTTCCTTAGTGCAACTTCGTCTTGATGATAACGGGCTAACTGGGAGCTTTCcctctgatttgtgcaatctcgTGAATCTCTCCGCGGTTGAATTGGGTGAGAACAAGTTCAGTGGCCCTATTCCTTCACATATTGGAACCTGCCGAAAGTTGCAGAGGCTTGATATCTCAGGCAATTACTTCACGTCTGAGTTGCCAAGGGAGATCGGAAATCTTTCTCAGCTTGTGACTTTTAATGTATCATCTAATTTGCTCACGGGACGGATACCAACAGAGATCCTCAATTGTAAGGCGCTACAGCGACTTGATCTCAGCTGGAATAGTTTTACTGGTGCCGTACCAATTGAGCTTGGAACTCTCTCACAGCTTGAACTTCTTATTCTTTCCCAGAATAACTTTTCTGGTAACATACCAGTTGCTTTTGGCAATTTATCTCATTTGACTGAGTTGCAGATGGGGGGAAATCTGCTTTCTGGTGGAATACCGTCGGAGTTGGGTGCACTTACAGGTTTGCAGATTGGACTAAATCTTAGTGACAATAACCTCTCTGGTCCTATACCACCTGAACTTGGAGATCTCATCTTATTAGAATACCTCTTTCTCAATAATAATCATTTAAGCGGTGAAATTCCAAGCACATTTGGCAACTTATCGAGCCTTCTTGGTTGCAACTTCTCATTCAATGACCTTACTGGGCCATTACCAGCTGTGCCATTGTTCCTGAACATGAGTATCAGCAGCTTCATTGGCAACAAAGGGCTCTGTGGTGGCCCTCTTGGTGATTGTAGTGGGTCAACATCACTTAATCCTTATCCTCCTGTGGAATCTGCAACTGCTTCCCGTGGGAAGATTGTCACAGTAGTTGCGGCTGTGGTTGGTGGGATCTCTCTTATTCTTATTGTGGTCATTTTGTATTTTATGAAACAGCGGCCAGATGAGATGATTGCATCCTTGCAAGATAAGGATATGTCATCGCAGGCTTCTGATATATATTTCCCTCCAAAGGAAGGATTCACTTTCCAAGACCTGGTGGAGGCTACAAACAATTTTCATGACAGTTATGTTGTTGGAAGGGGAGCTGTTGGGACAGTTTACAAGGCAGTTATGAGATCTGGGCAAACAGTTGCTGTTAAGAAGCTTTCATCTAACAGAGAAGGTAATAGTATTGAGCATAGTTTTCGAGCTGAGATTCTAACTCTAGGGAAGATTAGGCACCGGAATATTGTGAAATTATATGGATTTTGCTATCATCAAGGTTCCAATCTGCTTCTTTATGAGTATATGGAAAAGGGTAGTCTGGGTGAAATGCTTCATGGGGGATCTTGTTGCTTGGAGTGGCCTACACGCTTTACTATTGCAATGGGTGCTGCTCAAGGCCTTACTTATCTGCATCATGATTGCAAGCCCAGGATCATACACCGCGACATAAAATCCAATAACATCCTGATAGATGAGAAGTTTGAAGCACATGTTGGTGATTTTGGTTTGGCAAAAGTGATTGACATGCCTCAGTCAAAGTCCATGTCTGCAGTTGCTGGATCGTATGGTTATATTGCTCCTG AATATGCATACACAATGAAGGTTACAGAAAAATGTGATATTTACAGTTATGGAGTAGTCTTGTTGGAGTTGATAACTGGAAGAACTCCGGTACAGCCATTAGATCATGGTGGTGATCTTGTCACTTGGGCCAGGAATTATGTTCGGAACAACTCCCTGACATCTGGGATACTTGATAGCCGAATCGACCTGAAAGATGAAACTACTGTCAACCACATGATAACTGTTCTAAAAATTGCTTTGATCTGCACTAGTACGTCTCCTTCGGAGCGCCCATCAATGCGGGAGGTTGTGCTAATGCTAATTGAGTCCAATGAGAGAGAGGGACACTTCATTTCCTCTCCTGAATATGATTATTCTCAGAAAGATGACAACTTATGA
- the LOC113734407 gene encoding GATA transcription factor 1-like: protein MDALHNPDVAGAAAGCFMLDDEDDLLNFSLDDGEEEKENKNPSPFLKDPYSFSPSNTLISHQDDDLSRSPSFPEFEEELEWLSNKDAFPAVETCFDLLSETPDFDGLNHQSPVSVLENSSSSSNSNGSNSSNGSAVMSCCENLKVPSSFPVRPRSQRRRRKRRSGFGDLPSQEWQWWNHVNIKSNRQELALPPVPVKANTNATIGRRCLHCQADQTPQWRAGPMGPKTLCNACGVRYKSGRLVPEYRPASSPTFSAALHSNSHRKIVEMRRQKQPGMGGIMANGSCGYRVG from the exons atggATGCTTTGCACAACCCAGATGTTGCAGGAGCAGCAGCAGGTTGTTTcatgttggatgatgaagacgaCCTTCTCAACTTCTCCTTGGACGACggtgaagaagagaaagaaaataaaaatcctTCCCCTTTTCTAAAAGACCCTtattctttttctccttcaaaTACCCTCATTAGCCATCAAGATGATGATCTCAGCCGTTCACCTTCCTTCCCT GAGTTTGAGGAAGAACTGGAATGGTTATCGAACAAGGACGCATTCCCGGCAGTGGAGACATGCTTCGACCTTCTATCTGAGACCCCGGATTTTGATGGATTGAACCACCAGAGCCCGGTATCCGTGCTTGAAAACAGCAGTAGTAGCAGCAATAGCAATGGTAGCAACAGCAGCAATGGCAGCGCGGTAATGAGCTGCTGTGAGAACCTTAAGGTGCCCAGTAGTTTCCCTGTTCGCCCGCGTAGCCAGAGAAGGAGGAGAAAGCGAAGATCAGGTTTTGGGGACTTGCCGAGCCAGGAATGGCAGTGGTGGAATCATGTGAATATTAAGAGTAACAGGCAGGAATTGGCATTACCTCCAGTGCCAGTGAAGGCAAATACTAATGCTACTATTGGGAGGAGATGCCTGCATTGCCAAGCTGATCAGACCCCACAATGGCGCGCAGGCCCAATGGGGCCGAAAACTCTTTGCAATGCCTGTGGGGTGCGGTATAAGTCCGGGCGTCTTGTGCCTGAGTATCGCCCTGCTAGTAGTCCTACATTTTCGGCTGCATTGCATTCGAATTCTCATAGGAAGATAGTTGAGATGAGGAGGCAGAAGCAACCAGGAATGGGAGGAATCATGGCGAACGGGAGTTGTGGATATAGGGTAGGATAG
- the LOC113734405 gene encoding protein ROOT HAIR DEFECTIVE 3 isoform X2, giving the protein MDMEKPSKPALLISRNGDFKKKIKLTADSPAAAVVAIIGNQSTGKSTLLNELFGTAFEVMDAKKGMTKTTKGIWMTQRPSPSGGPPVLVIDTEGSDGCDRGEDVAFEKQTALFSLAVSNTVIMNMRCDNVNLHNGGGWPLLRAVFEVMMIRKFNTSRKVNLVFVLRDKNEVPLHMLEKQLVAGLKKIWEETFKPQALQKAALKEYFKIEVVTLPHYLKKEFVAEVARLKDRIMRWATSDEKIAASKFVGRAREIWGDIKKDKDLDLPQHRIMVSGVRCEEIADEKYKSFRKNESWIEIKKQVEERTKIKEQVGVSPELELHFGKNVSLIWKKYLSKYDDDTQHYHQTERDKYKQQLTDNLLKEIEPIYQSLVNHMYQATLQMFKEAALEEIKKTHDLSTPQANKFVTKFQNHLEGTALADLKTTLFLGLHMY; this is encoded by the exons ATGGACATGG AAAAACCCTCTAAACCGGCTTTGCTCATCAGTAGAAACGgggatttcaaaaaaaaaattaagctgACCGCTGATAGTCCTGCGGCTGCTGTCGTGGCCATCATCGGCAATCAAAGTACCG GAAAGAGTACGCTTTTGAATGAGCTGTTCGGAACTGCCTTTGAAGTGATGGATGCTAAGAAGGGAAT GACTAAAACGACAAAGGGAATTTGGATGACACAACGCCCATCACCAAGTGGTGGCCCTCCAGTTCTTGTTATTGACACAGAGGGTAGTGATGGCTGTGATCGAGGG GAGGATGTCGCATTTGAGAAACAAACAGCGCTTTTTTCCTTGGCTGTCTCAAACACAGTTATAATGAACAT GAGATGTGACAATGTTAATCTTCATAACGGCGGGGGATGGCCACTTTTACGAGCTGTATTCGAG GTGATGATGATTCGAAAATTTAATACTTCAAGAAAAGTGAATCTAGTCTTTGTCCTTCGTGATAAAAACGAG GTCCCATTGCACATGTTGGAAAAGCAGTTGGTGGCCGGACTTAAAAAG ATATGGGAAGAAACGTTCAAGCCCCAAGCTCTACAGAAAGCTGCACTAAAAGAATACTTCAAA ATTGAAGTGGTAACATTGCCTCATTATTTGAAGAAGGAGTTCGTTGCTGAG gTGGCTCGCCTTAAAGACCGGATTATGCGCTGGGCTACATCTGATGAGAAGATTGCAGCTTCAAAGTTTGTTGGTCGTGCCCGAGAGATCTGGGGTGATATTAAGAAGGACAAGGACCTTGACTTACCACAACacagg ATCATGGTTTCTGGAGTACGCTGCGAAGAAATTGCTGACGAGAAGTATAAGAGTTTTCGTAAGAATGAG TCCTGGATTGAGATAAAGAAGCAGGTTGAAGAGAGGACTAAGATAAAGGAGCAGGTTGGAGTGTCTCCTGAACTCGAACTACACTTTGGAAAGAATGTCAGTTTGATTTGGAAGAAGTATTTATCCAA gtatgATGATGATACTCAACATTATCATCAAACTGAAAGGGATAAATATAAGCAGCAACTGACTGACAATTTATTGAAG GAAATTGAGCCAATCTACCAGTCTCTGGTGAACCACATGTACCAGGCAACTCTACAAATGTTCAAGGAAGCAGCTCTAGAAGAGATAAAAAAGACGCATGACCTGTCTACTCCGCAAGCCAACAAATTCGTCACTAAATTCCAGAATCACCTCGAAG GCACAGCTCTTGCAGACTTGAAAACAACATTATTCCTCGGTCTCCATATGTACTGA
- the LOC113734405 gene encoding protein ROOT HAIR DEFECTIVE 3 isoform X3: protein MDMEKPSKPALLISRNGDFKKKIKLTADSPAAAVVAIIGNQSTGKSTLLNELFGTAFEVMDAKKGMTKTTKGIWMTQRPSPSGGPPVLVIDTEGSDGCDRGEDVAFEKQTALFSLAVSNTVIMNMRCDNVNLHNGGGWPLLRAVFEVMMIRKFNTSRKVNLVFVLRDKNEVPLHMLEKQLVAGLKKIWEETFKPQALQKAALKEYFKIEVVTLPHYLKKEFVAEVARLKDRIMRWATSDEKIAASKFVGRAREIWGDIKKDKDLDLPQHRIMVSGVRCEEIADEKYKSFRKNESWIEIKKQVEERTKIKEQVGVSPELELHFGKNVSLIWKKYLSKYDDDTQHYHQTERDKYKQQLTDNLLKEIEPIYQSLVNHMYQATLQMFKEAALEEIKKTHDLSTPQANKFVTKFQNHLEERPTKILGKSCGDWG, encoded by the exons ATGGACATGG AAAAACCCTCTAAACCGGCTTTGCTCATCAGTAGAAACGgggatttcaaaaaaaaaattaagctgACCGCTGATAGTCCTGCGGCTGCTGTCGTGGCCATCATCGGCAATCAAAGTACCG GAAAGAGTACGCTTTTGAATGAGCTGTTCGGAACTGCCTTTGAAGTGATGGATGCTAAGAAGGGAAT GACTAAAACGACAAAGGGAATTTGGATGACACAACGCCCATCACCAAGTGGTGGCCCTCCAGTTCTTGTTATTGACACAGAGGGTAGTGATGGCTGTGATCGAGGG GAGGATGTCGCATTTGAGAAACAAACAGCGCTTTTTTCCTTGGCTGTCTCAAACACAGTTATAATGAACAT GAGATGTGACAATGTTAATCTTCATAACGGCGGGGGATGGCCACTTTTACGAGCTGTATTCGAG GTGATGATGATTCGAAAATTTAATACTTCAAGAAAAGTGAATCTAGTCTTTGTCCTTCGTGATAAAAACGAG GTCCCATTGCACATGTTGGAAAAGCAGTTGGTGGCCGGACTTAAAAAG ATATGGGAAGAAACGTTCAAGCCCCAAGCTCTACAGAAAGCTGCACTAAAAGAATACTTCAAA ATTGAAGTGGTAACATTGCCTCATTATTTGAAGAAGGAGTTCGTTGCTGAG gTGGCTCGCCTTAAAGACCGGATTATGCGCTGGGCTACATCTGATGAGAAGATTGCAGCTTCAAAGTTTGTTGGTCGTGCCCGAGAGATCTGGGGTGATATTAAGAAGGACAAGGACCTTGACTTACCACAACacagg ATCATGGTTTCTGGAGTACGCTGCGAAGAAATTGCTGACGAGAAGTATAAGAGTTTTCGTAAGAATGAG TCCTGGATTGAGATAAAGAAGCAGGTTGAAGAGAGGACTAAGATAAAGGAGCAGGTTGGAGTGTCTCCTGAACTCGAACTACACTTTGGAAAGAATGTCAGTTTGATTTGGAAGAAGTATTTATCCAA gtatgATGATGATACTCAACATTATCATCAAACTGAAAGGGATAAATATAAGCAGCAACTGACTGACAATTTATTGAAG GAAATTGAGCCAATCTACCAGTCTCTGGTGAACCACATGTACCAGGCAACTCTACAAATGTTCAAGGAAGCAGCTCTAGAAGAGATAAAAAAGACGCATGACCTGTCTACTCCGCAAGCCAACAAATTCGTCACTAAATTCCAGAATCACCTCGAAG AAAGACCGACGAAAATTCTGGGGAAAAGTTGTGGAGATTGGGGCTGA
- the LOC113734405 gene encoding protein ROOT HAIR DEFECTIVE 3 homolog 1 isoform X1, which yields MDMEKPSKPALLISRNGDFKKKIKLTADSPAAAVVAIIGNQSTGKSTLLNELFGTAFEVMDAKKGMTKTTKGIWMTQRPSPSGGPPVLVIDTEGSDGCDRGEDVAFEKQTALFSLAVSNTVIMNMRCDNVNLHNGGGWPLLRAVFEVMMIRKFNTSRKVNLVFVLRDKNEVPLHMLEKQLVAGLKKIWEETFKPQALQKAALKEYFKIEVVTLPHYLKKEFVAEVARLKDRIMRWATSDEKIAASKFVGRAREIWGDIKKDKDLDLPQHRIMVSGVRCEEIADEKYKSFRKNESWIEIKKQVEERTKIKEQVGVSPELELHFGKNVSLIWKKYLSKYDDDTQHYHQTERDKYKQQLTDNLLKEIEPIYQSLVNHMYQATLQMFKEAALEEIKKTHDLSTPQANKFVTKFQNHLEDAAIRPANLDYKKKLVAEIKSEMHKIIESFQKINDILKQQQKDRRKFWGKVVEIGADILTVAVNVVVMVLVPGSGAVGGLTPALWIIKKLMKGDQRGAQKALLPP from the exons ATGGACATGG AAAAACCCTCTAAACCGGCTTTGCTCATCAGTAGAAACGgggatttcaaaaaaaaaattaagctgACCGCTGATAGTCCTGCGGCTGCTGTCGTGGCCATCATCGGCAATCAAAGTACCG GAAAGAGTACGCTTTTGAATGAGCTGTTCGGAACTGCCTTTGAAGTGATGGATGCTAAGAAGGGAAT GACTAAAACGACAAAGGGAATTTGGATGACACAACGCCCATCACCAAGTGGTGGCCCTCCAGTTCTTGTTATTGACACAGAGGGTAGTGATGGCTGTGATCGAGGG GAGGATGTCGCATTTGAGAAACAAACAGCGCTTTTTTCCTTGGCTGTCTCAAACACAGTTATAATGAACAT GAGATGTGACAATGTTAATCTTCATAACGGCGGGGGATGGCCACTTTTACGAGCTGTATTCGAG GTGATGATGATTCGAAAATTTAATACTTCAAGAAAAGTGAATCTAGTCTTTGTCCTTCGTGATAAAAACGAG GTCCCATTGCACATGTTGGAAAAGCAGTTGGTGGCCGGACTTAAAAAG ATATGGGAAGAAACGTTCAAGCCCCAAGCTCTACAGAAAGCTGCACTAAAAGAATACTTCAAA ATTGAAGTGGTAACATTGCCTCATTATTTGAAGAAGGAGTTCGTTGCTGAG gTGGCTCGCCTTAAAGACCGGATTATGCGCTGGGCTACATCTGATGAGAAGATTGCAGCTTCAAAGTTTGTTGGTCGTGCCCGAGAGATCTGGGGTGATATTAAGAAGGACAAGGACCTTGACTTACCACAACacagg ATCATGGTTTCTGGAGTACGCTGCGAAGAAATTGCTGACGAGAAGTATAAGAGTTTTCGTAAGAATGAG TCCTGGATTGAGATAAAGAAGCAGGTTGAAGAGAGGACTAAGATAAAGGAGCAGGTTGGAGTGTCTCCTGAACTCGAACTACACTTTGGAAAGAATGTCAGTTTGATTTGGAAGAAGTATTTATCCAA gtatgATGATGATACTCAACATTATCATCAAACTGAAAGGGATAAATATAAGCAGCAACTGACTGACAATTTATTGAAG GAAATTGAGCCAATCTACCAGTCTCTGGTGAACCACATGTACCAGGCAACTCTACAAATGTTCAAGGAAGCAGCTCTAGAAGAGATAAAAAAGACGCATGACCTGTCTACTCCGCAAGCCAACAAATTCGTCACTAAATTCCAGAATCACCTCGAAG ATGCTGCCATCAGACCAGCAAACTTGgattacaaaaaaaaactagttGCCGAAATAAAGTCAGAAATGCATAAAATCATagaaagttttcaaaaaattaatgatATTCTTAAACAGCAACAG AAAGACCGACGAAAATTCTGGGGAAAAGTTGTGGAGATTGGGGCTGACATATTGACTGTTGCCGTCAACGTAGTTGTAATGGTTTTGGTACCTGGAAGTGGAGCTGTAGGCGGCTTAACTCCCGCTTTGTGGATCATTAAAAAGCTAATGAAGGGAGATCAGAGAGGAGCTCAAAAGGCCTTGTTACCGCCATGA